The Cylindrospermopsis curvispora GIHE-G1 genome contains a region encoding:
- the dnaK gene encoding molecular chaperone DnaK: protein MAKVVGIDLGTTNSCVAVMEGGKPTVIANAEGFRTTPSVVAFAKNGDNLVGQIAKRQAVMNPENTFYSVKRFIGRRFDEVTNEATEVSYKVLSSSGNVKLQSPGAGKQFAPEEISAKVLRKLVEDASKYLGETVTQAVITVPAYFNDSQRQATKDAGKIAGIEVLRIINEPTAASLAYGFDKKSNETILVFDLGGGTFDVSVLEVGDGVFEVLATSGDTHLGGDDFDKKIVDFLAEQFKQVEGIDLRKDKQALQRLTEAAEKAKIELSSVTQAEINLPFITATQDGPKHLDTTLTRAKFEELCSDLIDRCRIPVENALRDAKLNKSNIDEVVLVGGSTRIPAVQEVVKRVLGKEPNQSVNPDEVVAVGAAIQAGVLAGDVTGILLLDVTPLSLGVETLGGVMTKIIPRNTTIPTKKSEVFSTAVDGQTNVEIHVLQGEREFANDNKSLGTFRLDGIPPAPRGVPQIEVTFDIDANGILNVTAKDKGTGKEQSISITGASTLDKSDVERMVREAEQNASTDKERREKIERKNQADSLAYQAEKQLQDLGDKVPQADKTKIDSLVKDLREAVAKEDDEQIKRLTPELQQALFAVGSNIYQQTGGTTPDAEAPNSGNTGSSGGDDVIDADFTETR from the coding sequence ATGGCAAAAGTAGTAGGAATTGATTTAGGCACAACTAACTCTTGCGTAGCAGTGATGGAAGGTGGAAAACCTACTGTAATTGCTAATGCTGAGGGTTTTAGAACCACTCCATCTGTGGTGGCATTCGCTAAAAATGGTGATAACCTAGTGGGTCAGATCGCTAAGCGTCAAGCGGTGATGAATCCTGAAAATACTTTTTATTCAGTAAAACGCTTTATCGGTCGCCGTTTTGACGAGGTTACCAATGAAGCTACAGAAGTTTCTTATAAGGTTCTTAGTAGTAGCGGTAATGTTAAATTACAATCTCCCGGTGCTGGTAAACAGTTTGCACCGGAGGAAATTTCTGCTAAGGTTCTGCGTAAATTGGTGGAAGATGCTAGCAAGTATCTGGGTGAAACCGTTACTCAAGCAGTGATTACTGTCCCCGCTTATTTTAACGATTCCCAACGCCAAGCTACCAAGGATGCTGGTAAAATTGCGGGCATTGAGGTACTGCGAATTATCAATGAACCCACAGCAGCTTCTTTAGCTTATGGCTTTGATAAGAAGAGTAATGAAACCATTCTAGTATTTGACCTTGGTGGTGGTACTTTTGATGTATCTGTGCTAGAAGTGGGAGACGGTGTGTTTGAAGTGCTAGCCACCTCCGGTGATACCCACTTGGGCGGTGATGACTTTGACAAGAAAATAGTTGACTTCTTGGCGGAGCAGTTCAAGCAAGTAGAGGGTATTGACCTGCGCAAAGATAAACAAGCTCTACAAAGATTAACTGAAGCAGCTGAGAAGGCTAAAATTGAACTTTCCAGCGTTACTCAGGCGGAAATTAACCTTCCTTTTATTACCGCTACCCAGGATGGTCCAAAGCATTTAGATACTACCCTAACCCGGGCTAAATTTGAAGAACTTTGCTCTGACTTAATAGACCGCTGTCGTATACCGGTAGAAAATGCGCTGCGCGATGCTAAATTAAATAAGAGCAATATTGATGAAGTGGTGCTAGTGGGTGGTTCTACCCGTATTCCTGCTGTTCAAGAGGTTGTGAAGCGAGTTTTAGGGAAAGAGCCTAATCAAAGCGTTAACCCAGACGAGGTGGTAGCCGTAGGTGCTGCAATTCAAGCTGGTGTACTTGCTGGTGACGTAACAGGTATATTATTACTAGACGTAACTCCCCTGTCTTTAGGTGTGGAAACCCTGGGCGGAGTAATGACCAAGATCATTCCTCGCAACACCACTATTCCCACCAAGAAGTCTGAGGTGTTCTCTACTGCAGTGGATGGTCAAACCAATGTGGAAATTCATGTTCTCCAAGGTGAACGAGAATTTGCCAATGATAACAAGAGTCTAGGAACTTTCCGTTTGGATGGCATTCCTCCTGCACCCCGTGGTGTTCCACAAATTGAAGTGACTTTTGATATTGACGCTAATGGTATCCTCAACGTTACCGCCAAAGATAAGGGAACTGGTAAGGAACAGTCTATTAGCATCACTGGTGCTTCTACTTTAGATAAGTCTGATGTGGAGCGCATGGTTAGGGAAGCGGAACAAAATGCTTCCACAGATAAGGAACGTCGTGAAAAGATTGAACGCAAAAACCAAGCTGACTCTTTAGCTTATCAAGCAGAGAAGCAACTACAAGACCTAGGTGATAAAGTACCACAAGCGGATAAAACCAAAATTGACAGTTTAGTCAAAGACCTGCGGGAAGCTGTAGCTAAGGAAGATGATGAGCAAATTAAGAGGTTAACACCGGAATTGCAACAAGCATTATTTGCCGTAGGTAGCAACATCTATCAGCAAACCGGCGGTACTACTCCTGATGCTGAAGCTCCCAACAGTGGAAATACTGGATCTTCTGGTGGTGATGATGTCATTGATGCCGACTTTACTGAAACTCGCTAA